A window of Candidatus Zixiibacteriota bacterium contains these coding sequences:
- a CDS encoding DJ-1/PfpI family protein, translating to MAKRVLMMLAEGFEDIEAIAPIDVLTRCGVEVTVASLRTGPVPAAYGTTIMPDTEISKTDRGLYDGIIMPGGTKNAVALAADTRVIELVRRHHDAARLVGAICASPSHVLGEAAGILKGIKATGDPGFNARLAAAGAVVQPVPVVVDGHIITGRGPGAALLWGLMLAEYLEGKKVADSWATRWQISRS from the coding sequence ATGGCCAAACGCGTGCTCATGATGCTGGCCGAGGGGTTCGAAGATATAGAGGCGATTGCGCCGATCGATGTTCTCACCCGATGCGGCGTGGAGGTCACGGTCGCGTCGCTGCGCACCGGCCCGGTACCGGCGGCATACGGAACGACCATCATGCCCGACACCGAGATATCCAAAACCGACCGCGGTCTGTATGACGGCATCATCATGCCCGGCGGTACGAAAAACGCCGTTGCCCTCGCCGCCGACACCCGCGTGATCGAACTGGTACGCAGACACCACGATGCCGCCAGACTGGTCGGCGCAATCTGCGCCTCACCGTCCCACGTCCTGGGCGAAGCAGCCGGCATTCTCAAAGGAATCAAGGCGACCGGCGATCCGGGATTCAACGCGCGGTTGGCCGCCGCCGGCGCAGTTGTCCAACCGGTTCCGGTCGTCGTTGACGGTCATATCATCACCGGCAGGGGGCCGGGCGCAGCCCTTCTCTGGGGACTGATGCTGGCCGAGTACTTGGAGGGAAAGAAGGTCGCCGACTCATGGGCGACCCGGTGGCAGATCAGCCGGTCGTGA
- a CDS encoding putative sugar nucleotidyl transferase, with translation MSLHVCIFEDEAYARFHPLTHLRPVYLLRAGIVPLFQRIERMFAGSTVSLLCRDQLAPLLAEQVRDYPINIIKRPPSGGKVLFINGRVRDFGDLPNLVRQSRLSTVFKNGGECAGLLLDAETLESAPTIGTLTEYVAIFQREKEQIAVFDTTATLYSHLWDIMADIEKEVSADFAAIRPGLPKPSNVTVHSGAYVVEKEQVHLGDGVSVMPGAVIDASHGPVFIGGNTRIESHAAVYGPTFIGPNCVVAAGKLSGCSIGHTCRIGGEIEESVFHAYVNKYHAGFIGHSYVGPWVNFGAMTTNSDLKNNYSTIRCTVNGESIDTGSIKVGSFIGDHTKTGIGTLLNTGITIGVCCNLFGGTLITDKEVGSFSWGNSEKYDTYQFDKAMDTARRTARRRGVELSEREHALLKSVFDKSESSDGVFVLV, from the coding sequence ATGTCGCTGCACGTTTGCATTTTCGAAGATGAAGCCTATGCCCGGTTTCACCCGTTAACGCACCTCAGGCCGGTCTATCTGCTCCGGGCAGGCATCGTACCGCTCTTCCAGCGTATCGAACGAATGTTCGCAGGATCTACGGTGAGCCTGCTGTGCCGCGATCAACTTGCACCCCTGCTGGCGGAACAGGTTCGCGACTATCCGATCAATATCATCAAGCGGCCTCCTTCCGGGGGAAAGGTGCTGTTCATCAACGGGCGTGTTCGAGATTTCGGTGACCTGCCGAACCTCGTCAGGCAAAGCCGACTGTCTACGGTATTCAAAAACGGCGGAGAATGCGCAGGGCTGTTGCTCGACGCAGAGACGCTGGAGTCGGCCCCCACTATCGGCACGTTGACCGAGTACGTCGCGATCTTCCAGCGCGAGAAAGAGCAGATCGCCGTTTTCGATACCACTGCCACACTGTACAGTCACCTGTGGGATATCATGGCGGATATCGAAAAAGAAGTCAGCGCGGACTTCGCCGCGATTCGTCCCGGCCTGCCGAAACCTTCCAATGTCACGGTCCATAGCGGGGCCTATGTCGTGGAAAAGGAGCAGGTCCACCTCGGAGACGGCGTCTCGGTGATGCCGGGTGCGGTTATCGATGCCTCGCATGGGCCCGTGTTCATCGGCGGGAACACGAGAATCGAGTCTCACGCGGCCGTCTACGGACCGACGTTTATCGGTCCGAACTGTGTTGTCGCGGCGGGTAAACTCAGTGGATGTTCAATCGGGCACACGTGTCGAATCGGGGGAGAGATTGAGGAATCGGTCTTTCACGCGTATGTGAACAAGTATCACGCCGGCTTCATCGGTCACAGCTACGTGGGTCCATGGGTGAATTTCGGCGCGATGACCACCAATTCGGATCTCAAGAACAATTACTCGACGATCAGGTGCACGGTGAACGGCGAGTCGATAGACACCGGTTCCATCAAGGTGGGTTCGTTTATCGGCGACCACACCAAGACCGGTATCGGCACGCTGTTGAACACCGGGATAACAATCGGCGTATGCTGCAACTTATTCGGCGGCACATTGATCACGGACAAGGAAGTGGGGTCGTTCAGCTGGGGGAATTCGGAGAAATACGACACCTATCAGTTTGATAAGGCCATGGATACTGCCCGGCGCACCGCACGACGGCGCGGGGTTGAACTCAGCGAACGAGAACACGCGCTATTGAAAAGCGTCTTCGACAAATCGGAGTCGAGTGACGGTGTATTCGTACTTGTGTGA
- the galT gene encoding galactose-1-phosphate uridylyltransferase, whose amino-acid sequence MPELRKDPIIGRWVIISTERGRRPSAFQSVSHPLEAAQCPFCPGNESATPPEVRAYRAPNSEPNRPGWTLRVISNKYPALMIEGTLNRAPDGIYDRMNGIGAHEVIIETPVHDQDMASMSVQQIRDVLWVYRERMTDLQRDTRFEYILIFKNHGQAAGASLEHAHSQLIATPIVPKRVHEELKGARRYYEFRERCIYCDIIRQELSQKERLVSDHDAFLVIEPFASRFPFETWILPKTHQGHFLNMADGDYETLARCLKDTLIRLKIALNNPPYNYILHTRPCSNEYRGQYHWHIEIIPKLTKVAGFEWGTGFYINPTPPEEAAAFLRSIDVAAAAAVGKHESK is encoded by the coding sequence ATGCCCGAACTGCGCAAAGATCCTATTATCGGCCGCTGGGTGATCATCTCCACGGAGCGTGGGCGTCGGCCGTCGGCATTTCAATCCGTCTCGCACCCTCTGGAAGCGGCACAGTGCCCGTTCTGTCCCGGCAATGAATCGGCGACGCCGCCCGAGGTGCGCGCGTATCGCGCTCCCAACTCCGAGCCCAACCGGCCCGGATGGACTCTCCGCGTCATTTCCAACAAATACCCGGCGTTAATGATAGAGGGAACGCTGAACCGGGCGCCGGACGGCATATACGACCGCATGAACGGGATCGGCGCGCACGAAGTGATCATCGAAACCCCCGTACACGATCAGGATATGGCATCGATGAGCGTGCAGCAGATCCGCGACGTCCTGTGGGTGTACCGCGAACGAATGACCGACCTGCAGCGCGATACCAGATTCGAGTACATTCTCATATTCAAGAATCACGGCCAGGCCGCGGGGGCGTCGCTCGAACACGCCCACAGCCAGCTGATCGCGACGCCGATCGTGCCGAAGCGCGTTCACGAAGAGCTGAAGGGGGCCCGGAGATACTACGAGTTCCGTGAGCGGTGCATCTACTGCGACATCATCCGGCAGGAGTTGTCGCAGAAGGAGCGCCTGGTGTCCGATCATGATGCGTTCCTGGTGATTGAGCCGTTCGCATCGCGGTTTCCCTTTGAGACCTGGATTTTGCCCAAGACGCACCAGGGTCATTTCCTGAACATGGCCGACGGCGATTACGAGACGCTTGCCCGGTGTTTGAAGGATACGTTGATCAGATTGAAGATCGCGTTAAACAACCCCCCGTACAATTACATCCTGCATACGCGGCCGTGTTCCAACGAGTATCGTGGGCAGTATCACTGGCATATCGAGATTATTCCAAAACTGACGAAGGTAGCCGGATTCGAGTGGGGGACCGGGTTCTACATCAATCCGACGCCGCCGGAAGAAGCGGCGGCGTTTCTGCGCTCGATCGATGTAGCGGCGGCCGCCGCGGTCGGCAAGCACGAGTCCAAGTAG
- the glgA gene encoding glycogen synthase GlgA — protein MRPMKILMASSEVAGFARTGGLGDVLAALPRELARLGHEVKVFLPWYGQIDDDRAGVRTDTHAFDITVGGSSCEVTVGRHAEPRLRLETLLVGNDDLFGRPSLYVDPATGAEYADNDLRFAFFSRAVIDTCRRMNWKPDIVHVHDWQAAMIPVYLRTLFRDDPFWIGIPTVLTIHNLGYQGLFDGDRFALLELPAELMYSMTGAMEFYGGVNFLKGGISMSDRITTVSERYATEIQSSDEFGHGLEGVLRQRSADLVGILNGVDYTVWSPSRDKEIPYRYHAANLSGKRMTKVELLNRAAMPHREHAPLIGMVTRLADQKGMDLVEEASERLMAMDIQLVVLGTGDKKYHQFLTDLQRRYPDRCKAWLTFDNQLSHHIEAAADIFLMPSRYEPCGLNQMYSLKYGTVPVVRRVGGLADTVQDFDESTGKGTGFLFDEYTADAMMAVLSRAVSLYPRRRLWTRLMKNGMRQDFSWKRSAAKYEQLFVEVAIRQALPDSSRSAT, from the coding sequence ATGAGACCGATGAAAATCCTGATGGCGTCCTCCGAGGTCGCCGGCTTCGCCCGCACGGGCGGACTGGGCGACGTGCTGGCAGCGCTGCCGCGCGAGCTTGCCCGACTCGGCCATGAGGTGAAGGTTTTCCTGCCGTGGTACGGGCAGATAGACGACGATCGGGCCGGTGTGCGTACCGATACTCACGCCTTCGATATCACAGTGGGCGGGAGTTCGTGTGAGGTGACGGTCGGGCGTCACGCCGAGCCTCGGCTGAGACTGGAAACGCTGCTGGTCGGCAACGACGATTTGTTCGGCCGCCCGTCGCTGTACGTTGACCCGGCCACGGGCGCCGAGTACGCGGACAACGATCTGCGATTCGCGTTTTTCTCGCGAGCAGTGATCGACACCTGTCGCAGGATGAACTGGAAGCCGGATATCGTACACGTGCACGATTGGCAGGCTGCGATGATACCGGTGTATCTTCGGACTCTCTTTCGCGATGACCCGTTCTGGATCGGAATTCCAACCGTCCTCACCATCCACAACCTCGGGTATCAGGGCTTGTTCGACGGCGATCGGTTTGCCTTGCTGGAGCTTCCCGCCGAGTTGATGTACTCGATGACCGGTGCGATGGAGTTCTACGGCGGCGTGAACTTTCTTAAGGGCGGTATCTCGATGTCGGATCGCATTACCACGGTTTCGGAGCGGTATGCGACGGAGATTCAGTCTTCGGATGAATTCGGACACGGACTCGAGGGTGTGCTTCGCCAGCGAAGCGCCGATCTTGTGGGTATCCTGAATGGGGTTGACTACACCGTTTGGTCACCGTCGCGCGACAAGGAGATACCCTATCGTTACCATGCGGCCAATTTGTCGGGCAAGCGCATGACGAAGGTTGAGTTGCTCAACCGCGCCGCCATGCCGCACCGGGAGCACGCGCCGTTGATCGGCATGGTAACGCGACTGGCCGACCAGAAGGGCATGGACCTCGTGGAGGAAGCGTCGGAGCGGCTGATGGCGATGGATATCCAGCTGGTCGTATTGGGAACGGGAGACAAGAAGTACCACCAATTCCTGACGGATCTTCAGCGACGATACCCGGACAGGTGCAAGGCCTGGCTGACCTTTGACAATCAGCTGTCACATCATATCGAAGCCGCGGCGGACATTTTCCTCATGCCGTCGCGCTACGAGCCCTGTGGATTGAACCAGATGTACTCACTGAAGTACGGGACGGTCCCCGTAGTGCGGCGTGTCGGCGGACTGGCAGACACGGTGCAGGACTTCGACGAATCGACAGGGAAGGGGACCGGATTCCTTTTCGACGAATATACGGCCGATGCCATGATGGCGGTGCTGTCGCGTGCGGTCAGTCTCTATCCCCGGCGTCGGCTCTGGACCCGCTTGATGAAAAACGGTATGCGACAGGATTTTTCGTGGAAACGATCTGCCGCGAAGTACGAACAGCTGTTCGTCGAGGTGGCAATTCGCCAGGCACTTCCCGACTCTTCCCGGTCAGCTACCTGA
- a CDS encoding response regulator: MFIPLIALCRSCESRDTFAAMQAGATSAITPSISIDDFRDRVHQAIAVGSRTVLVVDDEVMILDILEQSLQRERFGVITATSVDQAIQYLESTRVHAVVSDMLMPGRNSFGLLVEVKERFPHIPVIIITGYSGRFSPKDCIAAGADAYCTKPFKNAEIVRTLRAVLARSESRVSGSPVSPALRSGS; this comes from the coding sequence ATGTTCATACCGCTGATCGCGCTCTGCCGTTCGTGCGAGTCCCGTGACACCTTTGCAGCCATGCAGGCCGGAGCCACCTCCGCCATCACCCCGTCAATCAGTATCGATGACTTTCGAGACCGTGTGCATCAGGCGATTGCCGTGGGAAGTAGAACCGTGCTGGTGGTCGATGATGAGGTCATGATTCTCGACATCCTCGAGCAGTCATTGCAGCGCGAGCGCTTCGGGGTAATCACCGCAACGTCGGTGGACCAGGCTATTCAGTACCTGGAGTCTACACGCGTCCATGCCGTCGTGAGCGACATGCTGATGCCGGGGCGAAACAGCTTCGGGCTGCTCGTCGAAGTGAAAGAGCGTTTCCCCCACATCCCGGTGATCATTATCACCGGTTACTCCGGCCGCTTCTCCCCCAAGGACTGCATCGCGGCCGGCGCCGATGCCTACTGCACGAAACCGTTCAAGAATGCGGAAATCGTCCGGACTCTGCGGGCGGTACTGGCCCGATCGGAGAGTCGAGTGAGCGGGTCGCCGGTCTCGCCGGCGCTTCGATCAGGTAGCTGA
- a CDS encoding response regulator yields MDQDLHSKVKALVVHREPDGQKELGSALVRLGCEVAVAPNARAAARLLETDPDIDVLFADMQLPQDQGPELLKATRLNPRLQRIPVIMTCEDCDVSTVTSCLNQAATAVLKLPTDDGTLRDKLEQALAAGKPMVLVVDDEDVIRDILASLLRLERFRVVTAANGKEALAALEERRVDAVVSDILMPSMNGLDLLVAIKEQHHDIPVILITGHAGKYKPADLIAAGADGYFTKPFKNTELTAALRAVLKNSSRKQLPTPRSKPVPET; encoded by the coding sequence ATGGACCAGGACCTCCACAGCAAAGTCAAGGCCCTCGTAGTGCACCGGGAACCCGACGGTCAGAAGGAACTCGGCTCCGCCCTGGTGCGACTTGGGTGTGAGGTGGCCGTTGCCCCCAACGCTCGGGCCGCGGCCCGGCTGCTGGAAACCGACCCGGATATTGACGTCCTGTTTGCCGATATGCAGCTCCCCCAGGACCAGGGCCCGGAGTTGCTCAAAGCCACGCGTCTGAACCCTCGGCTTCAGCGCATCCCCGTGATAATGACCTGTGAGGACTGCGACGTCTCTACTGTCACTTCCTGCCTGAATCAGGCTGCCACCGCTGTGTTGAAGTTGCCGACCGATGATGGTACCCTCAGGGACAAACTTGAGCAGGCCCTGGCTGCCGGTAAACCGATGGTCCTCGTGGTGGACGATGAAGACGTAATTCGCGACATCCTCGCGTCCCTGCTCAGACTCGAACGATTTCGCGTGGTTACGGCCGCCAACGGAAAAGAGGCGCTCGCGGCGCTGGAGGAACGGCGGGTCGACGCCGTGGTGTCCGATATCCTGATGCCGTCTATGAACGGCCTCGACCTTCTGGTGGCCATCAAGGAGCAGCACCACGACATACCCGTAATCCTGATCACGGGACATGCGGGCAAATACAAGCCGGCGGATCTGATTGCTGCAGGCGCCGACGGGTACTTCACGAAGCCATTCAAGAACACGGAGCTGACAGCCGCGCTCAGGGCCGTCCTGAAAAACAGCAGCCGAAAACAGCTCCCGACGCCCAGGAGCAAGCCCGTTCCAGAAACATAA
- a CDS encoding 4Fe-4S binding protein codes for MAMKITDECTACGLCLPECPTESISEGDIYVINPDTCNECEDQDDGPHCVAVCPVDCIEKA; via the coding sequence ATGGCTATGAAGATCACCGATGAATGCACCGCGTGCGGCCTGTGCCTGCCGGAATGCCCGACGGAGTCTATCTCTGAGGGCGACATCTACGTGATCAATCCGGACACGTGCAACGAGTGCGAGGATCAGGACGACGGACCACACTGCGTTGCCGTCTGCCCGGTCGACTGCATCGAGAAGGCTTAA
- a CDS encoding DUF1573 domain-containing protein produces MKRLILVGMTVVTLAISRPSLAGIEYTDLSYDFGHVALDFTVIATYTLYNTGPDPVSIDSVRVNCDCSQAFAIDSLLQPGDTTTVRLSFTTTNFFGPNNKQLTVYTSDPKHPKINLFYLSVVGQWLNGIKPDPYAVFFLPPHKRKEIVIPNVKFDRIEIALAGQVDTLYDVKVTRPRARKGESVAAEIVPRPGLRGGTYYSNLRLQIIPSDGDSVYLTIPVKIVRY; encoded by the coding sequence GTGAAGCGCCTGATTCTGGTCGGAATGACCGTTGTTACCCTTGCGATCAGCCGCCCGTCCCTGGCGGGTATCGAGTACACCGACCTGTCATACGACTTCGGTCACGTGGCGCTCGACTTCACCGTCATTGCCACCTACACGTTGTACAACACGGGACCCGATCCCGTGAGTATCGACTCCGTCCGGGTCAACTGCGACTGCTCACAGGCGTTCGCCATCGATTCGCTGTTGCAGCCCGGCGATACGACCACCGTACGCCTCTCGTTCACGACCACAAACTTCTTCGGACCAAACAACAAGCAGCTGACGGTATACACCTCGGATCCCAAGCACCCCAAAATCAACTTGTTCTATCTTTCCGTTGTCGGGCAATGGCTGAACGGCATCAAGCCCGACCCATACGCGGTGTTCTTTCTGCCCCCCCACAAGCGGAAGGAGATCGTCATCCCGAACGTGAAGTTCGATCGAATCGAGATTGCGCTCGCCGGTCAGGTAGACACGCTCTATGACGTCAAGGTCACCCGCCCGCGCGCGCGCAAGGGCGAAAGTGTCGCCGCCGAAATTGTGCCTCGACCCGGACTTCGCGGCGGCACCTATTACAGCAACCTGCGCCTGCAGATCATTCCCTCGGATGGGGACTCAGTCTATCTGACAATTCCTGTGAAGATCGTGCGGTATTGA
- a CDS encoding cysteine synthase family protein, with protein sequence MRVHDNIGELVGNTPMVRLRTGIPNGVQAYVKLEFFNPTGSIKDRMTMHIIRKAIRSGQIGPGDTVIDNTSGNTGSALAMAASLFGLKAILVTPEKTSQEKVDLIRSYGAEVIVTPTEASHDDPNGCYMVARRLAKENGYFDLDQYNSQDNVESHYVSTGPEIWEDTDGLVTHFVAGIGTGGTFSGAARFLKEHNPKIRCIAVDPEGSIFTEYIKSKKVTEGYTYKVEGIGSDVVTRALHTDTIDEVITVSDKESFNRARLIARTEGISGGGSSGAVAIAMERVAQDVAPDAFIVGIFADAGIRYLSKCYNDAWMKQHGYLPTAEGIES encoded by the coding sequence ATGCGAGTCCATGATAATATCGGCGAGCTGGTGGGTAACACTCCCATGGTTCGGCTGCGCACCGGCATTCCGAACGGCGTTCAGGCCTACGTCAAGCTGGAGTTCTTTAATCCGACGGGTTCCATAAAGGACCGGATGACCATGCACATCATTCGCAAGGCTATCCGGTCCGGCCAAATCGGCCCCGGCGACACAGTCATCGACAATACGTCCGGCAACACCGGCTCGGCGCTGGCGATGGCGGCTTCACTGTTCGGATTGAAGGCCATCCTGGTCACGCCGGAGAAAACAAGCCAGGAAAAAGTCGACCTGATCCGTTCGTATGGCGCCGAAGTGATTGTCACGCCGACCGAAGCATCACACGACGACCCCAACGGCTGTTACATGGTCGCACGGCGACTGGCGAAGGAGAACGGCTATTTTGATTTGGACCAGTATAACAGCCAGGACAATGTCGAATCGCACTACGTCTCGACCGGACCCGAGATTTGGGAAGATACCGACGGTCTGGTTACGCACTTCGTCGCCGGCATCGGCACGGGTGGGACTTTCTCCGGGGCCGCAAGGTTCTTGAAGGAACACAACCCCAAAATCCGCTGCATCGCCGTAGACCCGGAAGGATCGATATTCACTGAATATATCAAGTCGAAAAAGGTCACTGAGGGGTACACGTATAAGGTCGAAGGGATCGGCTCCGACGTCGTGACCCGGGCCCTGCACACGGATACGATCGATGAAGTCATCACGGTGTCGGATAAGGAGTCTTTCAACCGCGCTCGCCTCATCGCCCGGACCGAGGGCATATCCGGCGGCGGGTCGTCAGGGGCCGTCGCGATCGCCATGGAACGAGTCGCGCAGGATGTCGCACCCGACGCATTTATCGTCGGTATCTTTGCGGATGCAGGTATTCGATACCTGAGCAAGTGCTACAATGACGCGTGGATGAAACAGCACGGCTATTTACCGACAGCCGAAGGAATTGAATCGTGA
- a CDS encoding SPOR domain-containing protein has translation MRLLMILAACAVIGLATGCSDDKKEEAQRLEQEMLGGEQQADTGVSGDGVPATRPTDTAPSATSRPEAIPQEESMPVGLPSQPAGSGYAVQVASCPSSDYAESLVDRYMKRGYQPWVVTYTAPDGGIFFRVRLGWYGSLSEAQQVKRELADRYSVDAWIDHRL, from the coding sequence ATGAGACTACTGATGATTCTTGCGGCCTGCGCCGTTATCGGCCTGGCCACCGGATGCTCCGACGACAAGAAAGAAGAGGCGCAGCGACTTGAGCAGGAGATGCTGGGCGGCGAACAGCAGGCCGATACCGGAGTATCGGGCGACGGTGTACCGGCCACCCGGCCCACCGATACGGCTCCGTCGGCAACAAGCCGCCCGGAGGCGATACCTCAGGAGGAATCCATGCCGGTTGGATTGCCGAGCCAGCCTGCCGGATCCGGTTATGCCGTTCAGGTTGCCAGTTGCCCCTCTTCCGATTACGCTGAGTCCCTCGTTGACCGTTACATGAAGCGGGGTTACCAGCCGTGGGTCGTGACGTACACGGCTCCCGACGGCGGCATATTCTTCCGCGTCCGACTTGGGTGGTACGGCTCGCTGTCGGAAGCCCAGCAGGTAAAACGGGAATTAGCGGATAGATACTCAGTAGACGCCTGGATCGACCATCGACTGTAA
- a CDS encoding S9 family peptidase gives MKRVTKRGLSTLLIVALVAAGVTSQTTMKKESLLANGTYVPDIATFMQIGACSPAGFSWDGEQVFFGSSMSGAHQYYRLTDEGWPYQLTAFEDGTDFFTLSYGGDFAIVGASVGGSEQSQLYLMDTQTGRVVPLTNYDKVQFGSVVWAKDDKSIFYRSNEENGRDFFIYRMDITNGQAEKIFGDTTGGVTGYNAIMDLSQDGQKLIIGNFTSNVNNDLYLLDLTTGQHQKITEDTEDIMYSSVTLMPDNKTIWIVSNGNPEGISRLGKMKLGSPEIEFANDGWLDPNWEIEGVGFSRDYKYMVGLQNEDGYVRLHLREVETMRELPSPPLEGIVGGGYFDQNGNLLLSFTGPTRAPDVWKWNPHTEELTQLTFSMYAGIDREIFREPTLIKYTTFDSLEIPAFLYLPPDYVEGTAIPFIVDAHGGPEGQFQPYFIRNVQYLLLNGYGVLAPNPRGSSGYGRTFLNLDNYKNRKNSLKDYKAGVDWLISNGYTRQGMIGIRGGSYGGYVVMGMITEYPELFSAAVNEVGIVNFVSFLENTAPYRRALREAEYGPLSDPEFLREISPINKADQIETPLLVVHGVNDPRVPIGEARQIIATLQELGRPVDSLIFPDEGHGASKRVNIIAEYRKQVEFFNTYLRKE, from the coding sequence GTGAAACGAGTAACCAAACGCGGCCTGAGCACCCTTCTGATCGTCGCCCTAGTCGCAGCGGGCGTAACCTCTCAGACAACCATGAAGAAAGAGTCGCTGCTGGCCAACGGAACGTACGTTCCCGACATCGCGACATTCATGCAGATCGGCGCGTGTTCGCCGGCCGGCTTTTCCTGGGACGGAGAGCAGGTGTTCTTCGGGTCATCGATGTCCGGCGCCCACCAGTATTATCGCCTCACCGATGAAGGATGGCCTTATCAGCTGACGGCGTTCGAAGACGGCACTGACTTCTTCACCCTGAGTTACGGCGGCGACTTCGCGATAGTCGGCGCTTCGGTCGGCGGTTCGGAACAGTCGCAGCTGTATCTCATGGACACACAGACAGGACGGGTAGTGCCGCTGACGAATTACGATAAGGTCCAGTTCGGATCGGTGGTCTGGGCCAAGGACGACAAGTCCATCTTCTATCGGTCCAACGAAGAAAACGGCCGCGATTTCTTCATCTACCGCATGGACATCACCAACGGACAGGCGGAGAAGATCTTCGGTGATACGACCGGCGGTGTTACCGGTTACAACGCCATCATGGACCTGTCCCAGGACGGTCAGAAACTGATCATCGGAAACTTCACGTCCAACGTTAACAACGACCTTTATCTGCTGGACCTGACGACCGGACAGCACCAGAAGATAACCGAAGACACCGAAGACATCATGTACAGCTCGGTGACCCTCATGCCGGACAACAAGACGATATGGATCGTCAGCAACGGCAATCCTGAGGGGATCTCTCGACTCGGAAAGATGAAGCTCGGTTCGCCCGAGATTGAATTCGCGAACGACGGATGGCTCGACCCCAACTGGGAAATCGAGGGGGTCGGCTTCTCGCGCGACTACAAGTACATGGTCGGCTTGCAGAACGAAGACGGGTATGTTCGTCTTCACCTGCGCGAAGTGGAAACCATGCGTGAACTCCCCTCTCCCCCGCTTGAAGGCATTGTCGGCGGCGGTTACTTCGATCAGAACGGCAACCTCCTGCTGTCGTTCACCGGACCGACCCGCGCGCCCGATGTCTGGAAGTGGAATCCGCACACGGAAGAACTGACACAACTGACCTTCTCCATGTACGCGGGCATCGACCGCGAGATATTCCGGGAACCGACACTCATCAAGTACACAACCTTCGACAGCCTCGAGATCCCGGCATTCCTGTACCTTCCGCCCGACTATGTCGAAGGAACCGCGATTCCGTTCATAGTCGACGCACACGGCGGTCCGGAGGGACAGTTCCAGCCGTATTTCATTCGCAACGTGCAGTATCTCCTGTTGAACGGCTACGGCGTCCTCGCTCCCAACCCTCGGGGCTCATCGGGCTACGGTCGCACGTTTCTGAATCTCGACAATTACAAGAACCGAAAGAATTCGCTGAAGGACTACAAAGCCGGTGTCGACTGGCTGATCTCCAACGGATATACAAGGCAGGGGATGATCGGAATCCGGGGCGGATCGTATGGCGGGTACGTGGTCATGGGCATGATCACGGAATACCCGGAACTGTTTTCGGCGGCCGTCAACGAAGTGGGCATCGTGAACTTCGTCTCGTTCCTTGAGAACACCGCTCCGTACCGCCGGGCGCTCCGCGAGGCGGAATATGGCCCGCTGTCGGATCCGGAATTCCTGCGCGAAATCTCACCGATAAACAAAGCCGACCAGATCGAAACGCCGCTGCTCGTTGTACATGGCGTAAACGACCCGAGAGTACCGATCGGCGAGGCGCGCCAGATTATCGCCACGCTGCAGGAACTTGGACGGCCGGTTGATTCGCTGATCTTCCCCGACGAAGGTCATGGCGCAAGTAAACGCGTCAACATCATTGCCGAGTACCGCAAGCAGGTAGAATTCTTCAATACGTATCTCCGTAAGGAATAA